acagttttgctgtgcaacaggggagtttgaaatactcagtctgcttattattattattttaattctgatgtttattgaaaatgcagcctgacagaaaagggttttaggggacagaccaGACAaggttgctgctcgacacaggcagaactacttttacggagttaaaagtctactcgTTGAGGAGCTACTGACCTGCAGTCTAGTCTGACTGCCTACAATAACTCCGACCCGCACTCCTGCATCGCACCCACAGTTGCAGACACTGAGTGTACGTGTGACGGTCACTCGCCGAATGTGCGGTGGGGACTCGCCTGCTGTATATGTTtgcgattgtccagttcagCCGACCTTGGACTAAGAACAATATGACCCCTCCGAATTTAGGTCTGGTCTACTGGGATATACTCTGATGATTAAATACAGTGGGAAAATGACTGGATTTCCAAACCGTGTGCAGTACGTTTTTATTGCTCATACAGTGCGTGAAGCTTTAGTGCATAGTTCCAGTGAGGTTGCAAACACGTCATGAACTTGATAACCTGCCCTGTGATGACTTTAATCCACCAGGCAAGTGAGCTACTCATGCAGTCAACTATCTCCTGTTTGATAAGACTTCTAAAACTCCGGTAAGCAAgtacaacaatttatttttacattccaTGCTGTGTGCAAACAGAAAGAGAACACAGTTCCTGAGGATTCAAGGTGAAACATAATTGCAATGTGACTAAAGCATTTCAGAGGATGTAGTCTATGGCCGAGTAAAGGCTGTCTGTCAGGCCTTCTTCACTCGAGTCGACCGCTCGAAGGCACATGGATCCTCGCCTGGAAGAGGGGAGAGAAATCAATTCGgagtatttccaaaattccccatTGCAACTGCACATGAAAAGTTTATGGAAACTTTCCAGAAATTTAAGATGCGTTTTCTTTCAAATGGTCATTTTTAAAGGCATTGCCCTGTCCTcgtggttagaacatctgcctcacaggttttgggtttgaatctcaattCCAGCCTCCGGCTTCCTTCACTATTCCAGAATGCATGTTATGGTCcttggaagactctaaatccaTCCCATAgctgagtgtgaatggcagttggctggaaaccagtccagggtgcaccctgcctctcgcccagaattGCTAGTTTTATATACTTTTCTATTAGttctttggcctgagcacaaaggtaggtgactttttttttttttttgcgactaatggacaggtttaaaaaaaaaacagaaatctaAATCGAGTAcagtattgttacaaatctgatGCTATATGAATATACGGGTTATCAACCATATTTAATGCAgagtaaatgtttaaaaataaaatctataatCGAGCCAACCGTTGCACACAAGCACAAAATAAGATGCTGAAATCGGTCCATGTAGGACACACTATGGCCTTGGATGACTGGATACTCACCCCAGGTGCTGGCAGTGGAGGTCCCCAGCACAAGGACAATGTTTTCTGGGTGTGTCATCCTCGGTCAGGTGGTTGGAGGCAGGAAAACAGCGCTCGCGTTCGATGGGTTTCGCAGAGCAGACTGGGAAGAGCAGGGCTGAACACAACaaattaatacaataataatatatattccGACATAATTCAGTATAACCTCGCACACTATTGAAATGCTCATACACACTTGAGTGCATTTCAGTATGTGTGTGAGGCGTTCTGTAGTGTACGTGcgactgcatcttttttcacaattgtcaaaaattaataatttgtaccggcattaccagataactagcaaccctttactgctcggtgactgttttttgtcaatgtctttatgtctcaaaagtgttctttgtcactagcaaccctttactgctcggtgactgttttttgtcaatgtctttatgtctcaaaagtgttctttgtcacttgactgtctgttgccgtactagagcggctcccaACTACCCGAGACAAATCAGAATGCCTTGGttaaaactttttgttttaattcctcgtttgaaaaagaccattcaagcaacacgtttttctTCGTGTTTTTGAGATTGCACGGTAAAATCTGCTGCTGGCTACTAGTGCGGACTGAATGAGAGGCAACAATGAGAAaaggaaatgccagtattttaagggCAATAGGCCATCAGCAATGTGttgagaaaaaacaagaactatgaactagttcatttttaaaatggtaaactttgttaaaaatgttgaattatgaactgaacttttaactagtttgcgtagaactagaactttcccaacactggttTCGGTAGTGGTTATGAGAGAGTTTGAATCTTGTGTGTGTTATCAGAGCATTGAAGCGGTTTGTATGAGCGCGTTTCAGCCGTCCGTGTGTGTGATCCTGACTTATGTTCAAGACGGCCCCTCATTCGTTTGCTGCAGTGGATCCTGAGTGAGCGTCACCTGCATGGAAGGCACAGCAGAGGTCAGGGCTGCAGTGCGCCTGAAGCTGACACGTGCTGCCAGCTTGTCCTTTGGTTGCATTTGGACTGCACTGACCCCAAACACACAAGTGTACACCGCAGCACTCCTCATCCTCAGTGCAggactgcaacaacataataatcattttaactATCACTGCAATATTCTATTTGAATGTGGATCATCAACAACTGTAGTCGAACGAGTAACTGGCGGTGTAACGATTAATCGATATGCAAGTTAATCGAAGACTGTTTTGATCATCGATTTATCGTGTATAGCCATCGTTTAAACTTAAAATGGTCAAATTTCAGGATCGGCAGTAAGGGGCGGGATGGAGCTGACTAGTAAGACAGTCAGCTTTCTCGCGAGTAAGAACAAATCTTGTACTAATAAATGCTCAAAACAGGTTTCCATACAGCCAGCTACACTGTTGAAAATTAGGCAATTTTTCATTCTGTCCATATTATCCAACCAATTGAAATTATCGGTCCCAGTTCACTCACCACGTCGATGCCTTTGCAAGGCTTACACCTGGAATTGTGGTTCTCGTGCAGACAGTAGCTCTCCTTCCCACAATCCTcagcggtgacgcagccctaaAACAGGAACGTTTGCATCAGAGCTTGTTGTCATGCAACTTTGAACGCTAAATTATACCCTttagctcactttttttttttcccctccatatTTAAGGTTAAACTATATTGACCAACAATGTATTATATAGTTATTTCAAAATGGAcccatgtatatacatataaaaaaaaaaaaaaaatcatcattacAGTGATTAACCCGTTAaagcaaagagaaaataaaaattataataaaacatCTAATTAgccaaaacacattacaatgcaatgtcaaattgaaatgaattacGTACAGGAAGCACAGGTTTTTATTATCATACATTAAGGTGAGAATTGCTGAACATCACATCATCATAACAAGAATAAGCCTCTGGGCTCTATGCTGGCCATTTCTGTCCGCCTTCtttttttctaaacattttagcTGTGTTAATGAAATCTTCCCAAGCGTTGGGATTTTAGTCTGATTTTATCATTTCCAATTTGAGCTCTCTAAATACATCCGCAAGACACTGTTTACATCACATCGGATACCACTTTAGGCTAATTGAAACGcaggaaaatgacttttttttttacacatccaTCCTTTATCAACACCGCTTATTTATGTTTTCTGCCAgattacattatatttttgGGGACAAGGGAGAAAAGAGGCAATATCTTATGCCAAAGCAGCAAATGACTGACCCAATTTTGATTTTAAGAAGTGGCGATACACCGTGCTGGCTGGAGAAATACTTGACTAAAAAGGTGGTActgagaatccatccatccaatttcttccAGTTATCCGGGTtagcgggggcagcagcttcagcaaagaagcccagacttccgtTCTTCCAACTCTTCTGGGGAATCTCGAgctgttcccaggccagccgggagacatagtctcccGTCCTGGATTGTCCCCGGgccctcctcccagtgggacgtacccagaacacctcaccggggatcGGGTTCTGCCATTGCTGCCGCGTCAGGCAGCA
This sequence is a window from Phycodurus eques isolate BA_2022a chromosome 2, UOR_Pequ_1.1, whole genome shotgun sequence. Protein-coding genes within it:
- the dkk3a gene encoding dickkopf-related protein 3a — translated: MKMPLSANMQAVLLLLPLLAPSDAILPELVHPGIHLILDNSSQEEERAAVHVEQLAEDEQQIPVQQETNLATATVQPTELDNHIDAGCVTAEDCGKESYCLHENHNSRCKPCKGIDVSCTEDEECCGVHLCVWGQCSPNATKGQAGSTCQLQAHCSPDLCCAFHAALLFPVCSAKPIERERCFPASNHLTEDDTPRKHCPCAGDLHCQHLGRGSMCLRAVDSSEEGLTDSLYSAIDYIL